The DNA window AATTTGTTCGAATCTTGGgctttacaaacatttctatacCCTTAAGATTGTAATTACTTACTCTCTTAACACTTCTTTTATGCCCACATTTTCTCAACTACACATACAATCTATCCATCAAAATGTAGGAacttttgtgtctgttttcaattaaaattctTACAATCATTGTACTACGCAGGGATTTCTGTACAATACCTACAGGTCAGAGAAAATGCACATACAGCTTACCATACACTTCCACTGTAACACTCCTCCCAAACCTCTGTCAAAACAGCAGGTCAACAGGGCATTAAACCCGTAATATCTCCTTCAAAAATCATTAACAAAAGGCATTTTGGCCACTTGTGTGTCAAGAATTTCTTTGAGTTTTAGTATAGattcttgtctttttctgtttgcctcAAAGGAAAAGTGTGTGCTGTGGCTTTCCCCTCTGACGCTTACCTGGGAAAAGTGGAAATCACCGTAGTAACTAGCAACTCAGCAATTTATTGGTGTCTGGATCTTGGATTTAATTAAGATTACCCCAAATTAAATGGTATCTAattaaaatgtaagtaaaattAAGTTAGATGATATATAGAATTCAACATTTCCAggtaaaacaaaagcttttaactTAAACTCTCAGAATAAAAATCACAGACattctttcaaataaaagttaagcTGTAAGGCTTCGGTTATTACAGGAGGAGCATTTCAAAGTCCCAACGGGCTTGAAAGAACAAGGCTGATTCATGATCAGTTTTTGGTACAATTTCACAATCATTTGAAGGTTTTCTAGTTACTGTGTTTGCCTTGTCTCATAAATCCACCTGTTTAAATGTATAAGCTGCTAATTATCCAGTTGTCTACGctctttagtttcttagttgtCTCATTCTTAATTACAGACACTAAAACCTTTGTTTCCGACCCTATGTGGTAACTCAAACAGGGATGTGAACAATCACCTATTGCACCTCATTTCTTCATTGTAAACATTgcattatttgcaaatattttgtctGCGTGACTTCTAATTATCTCTGGATTTTCCTCAGGTCGCCTAAAGAAGGAGCAGGCTCTGTCCAGGATATCTGATGAAAGTCTGGACAAAAtccctgaagaagaagaagagagccCCGTCTTCAAGGAGCTGCCTGGGGCAAAAGGCACAGACGAGGCCGTGGTGCCGCTCACAGGGGGCAGCAGTGACAGGAGCACTCGGGACTCCAGCGGAGAGCTCTCCAACATGGCCAATGGAGGCACCGTCCTGCCCAACGGCAGGGTGTACGGTAAGAACGTGTCCCTGTAGAAAACACTTTCTGAGATGCCTGgtcttctgtgtgttttatgggGATGTAATGTGGCAGACAAAGAAACACATAAGAATAACTATGTTTATTCTTACTGTAGTGACCAATTGTGTTGCATGGATATGTATTTGGCCTCTCTTACTTgaatacccctaaataaaataaaatgtagccagttgccttcagaagttgcCTACATTGTAAAGAGTCCAAATGTGTATAATTTAACCTTAGTAAAAAACCAGCTGTTCTGCAAAGGCCCCAGAGTGTTGTTAGAGAACATGTGTGAACAACCAGCGGCAGATTAGACAGGTTTGGTTCTAGAACAAAATCCAGATCTTCCTGCTggaaacctaccaagacatgacTGTCCACAGGTCAGCAAGGAGAGGATTAAGCCAAGAAATAATGAAGAAGTCTACAGTTCTTGTGGAAGACTCTGTTCACTGGAGAagttaaattaagtttatttgtacagcatgTTCCACCATCAAGGCAGTTccaagtgctttacaccataaaatcattgataacactttatttgaaggggtgtggaTAAGACtggcatgacactgtcataaacatgacacctgtcatgaacataaagaagtctttatgaatgtttgacagtgttcatgaagtgtcatttggtaaataatgacacttttactgcgaagttgctctaaaagtttcattaaaagtccattaaaagtgccaactttgcatgattttgtaaattatgataatttaatgcaaagttggcatttttaatggactttcaatRCAACTTTYagagcaactttgcattaaaagtgtcattatttaccgaatgacacttcatgaacactgtcataaacattcataaagactcctttatgttcatgacaggtgttaagTCATCTTTATgccagtgtcatgtcagtcttatccACACCCCTTCAAAGAAAGTGCTACCAAAACATGATacagtaaccaattatgaaacggCAATAAACATTACgttttgtcaaatgtcatcatcagaatcatcaagcaaatatacatcaaatatgttgaccAATGTGCCAGTTATTATAAATCAAGTGCGACTCTGAGGGTTTCTTattcttgatttaaatgaactgtTTCAGTGATTTGAAGTGGAATAGAACTTAAATGTGCAGCCAGAGAGATGATGGACATATTTAgattaaagcatatttatgtaaGAGTGGTCGGTCCAGTTAATGCCCTTGGCCTGAATCCAATTTTATAGTATGTGTCTCAAACCATTAAGATTTCAAACTGAATaggcaaaactaaaataaaactgactgcTGAAAGGGCTTTGCATGTTCACCCTAATGCCCTGCTTGTTTCCACCTTTAAGGTCGAACCCACTCCATGACCAACGGCTGCCTCAAGTCGCCCATAGCTAACGGCAGCTTCACCTTCGACGGCCACATGCGTAGCGACGGCCAGGTTTACCACACGGTCCACAAGGACTCCGGCCTCTACAAAGACTTGCTCCACAAAATCCACCTGGGCCGCATGGACGATGGCGACCGGTCCGGCACGCAACAGCCTGACAACAATTACCGTCTGCTTCGCCGCAACAACAGCTACACCTGCTACACAGCTGCGATATGCGGCATGCCCGTCCAGCCTGTCAGGCGCTCCGAGTCCCGCGACGACAGCGAGAAGCTGGTGGGAgagggcggcggcggcggcaggaGCAACAGCGTGTCCTACTCCAAAAAGCGGATACGTTACGACAGCTACTCGTCGTACTGCAACGCCGTGGCCGAGGCTGAGATCGAAGCAGAGGAGGGGGGAGTGGAGCTGAAGCTGGCCACGGAGCTGGAGGGGGTGGGGGAAGAAGGAGCTCCAGCGCCGGTGCCTCTTGATGACTTGGTAGAGGAAGAGCATGAGGAGAAGGACAAGTCCGAGGTGTTTCTGCTTTTCCACTTCCTGCAGATCCTGACCGCCTGCTTTGGCTCTTTCGCCCATGGAGGCAATGATGTCAGGTGAGAAGAGTTTGATGGTAACTAATaatatttactcagttacaCTTACTTGAGAAAcctttttggggaaaaaaattaatcttttagGAGTACTTTTACTTCCACAGAGGAAAAATTTATTCTATAGAGAATCACAATTTCTAGCCCTGGGATCCTGAATCGTTTCAAAGTGTTCAAAAGCCAATTTTAAAtcgaatgaagaacaaacatgttttcaccaaAAGCTCACCAGATATGAGCACACACCTGCATGTTTCATTAGTTTCACactgaaagaaattgatttggaaaaatagttattttgcatgttttcattttgtaattgttatttatatgaattttcattttgatgtttaaaatgtcaacatttccacataactttataatttggtctgtctgataatgtcatttttatatttacatcagttactcagtacttgaataGCTGTTTTATCTAATGCTTTTTTTGCTCTTGAATAGTTTCTTGAccagctactttttacttttaaaaacaagtagaattatgttgaagtagtgcttcTCTTATTTGTGGACAGTTTTTGGTGATCACTTTAACTCAGGTTGGCTCTTTCAATCAGAGACACCAGATAAGCTGAACAcattattttctcatatttgCAGTAATGCCATCGGGCCCCTGGTGGCGCTGTGGATGATTTATGAACAGGGCGGCGTCTTGCAGAACGCTACCACTCCGATCTGGCTGCTGTTTTACGGCGGTGTGGGCATCTGTGCCGGCCTGTGGGTGTGGGGACGGCGCGTCATCCAGACAATGGGGAAGGACCTGACTCCCATCACCCCTTCAAGGTGAGAGAGCCTCCTTATAGGACACACAGTGCGAAGGCGTCTGCTCGTACGCGGCTGGGTGGTTGTTCATGTGATAAAGATTGAATTTCCTACTTGATTGGGTTGGCTTGCCCCAATGAGGCTAACACAAACAGGTTCATCCAATTCTGCAGACTTCTGTGGTgagtaaacacacacagctttaGTAGGACCAGCACTCAGGGTCATGGAGAATGTTTAGAGTAATTGATCGCTTAGAGGGTAGTTAATAATCCACAACagccagacaaaaaaaaaaaaaaacacacacaaacacatggaaaCAGTCACTTCCATTGTGCGGTTGTAAACGCCTCATGGGCTACCTGTGACTCATTATGTTTAAACTGAGCATGCTCCAATTCACACAAACACTCCTGTTACTGACTAAAGTTACTACGCCAGCTGCTCAAACAATATTTCTAGAGTCATTGTCGCTTCATATAGATCTGAACCAATTTATCTGCTGtactttgttaaattttcaaaCTACTTTTAACATCTTAGCATTCTAGATATGTTAAAGTGTTAAATTGTATCCAATAAGTTTGCATTCAGAAGCCTAGAGGTATATGATGGAGATCTTcagtttgcttttaatttgctaacattttgaaattggcTTGAATGATCCAGAGAACAGGTCAAATTGCTTCAATTAAGAACTTATGCAGATGTATAAGACTTTCTTTGGTTCTTATTGTTAGAATCCTCctaaaaagcaactttttgtAAGCAGTGCAGTATATGTTCTGTTTCTGATTTGACCTGTTACATAATGCATGTGGATAATTGGGTCGTTTTTCAGACCACAGTAAATGAACCCCTGCAGCTCGCTGTCCAACAACTCACGCGTTAATCGCTCCCTGCTCTTCACTCgtctttgcttccatctctctGTCTCTTGCTGTCTCCACGCATTATCTAAAGAATGTGTGCACGCAAACCTCAGCAATgtctgttaagaaaaaaaacaaaacagccctTTGCCTGCGGGTTGCACGAACTGTGTTGAATGTGCTGTATGTCCGcttgcatgcatgcatgcttATTTAGGCCTAATTGCTCCAGCAAGCTTCTATGAGGTTGTGTGCGCGCGCAAGTTGTTTTTGCCTGTCAGGGGCATCACAGAGGGTTACAGGAAGTTGTTTGGCATTCCGGATGAAGCGGAGTAGGATGAGGGAGTGAGGGAACAAACCACAGTGGGAACTTCTCCACTCAAACCACAGGGAGGGACGACAGCCTGGCGACTCCTCTtgcacttttcctttttttttccctttttccctttctttgtCGTCTTTTTCTACCCTTTAGTAAATATCTGTTGATCTCTTCATCCTTTGGTCTTTTATTCATCTTTCTCCTATAAATCTGTCTCCCTTTTCCCCTCAGTCCTTCCCACGCTCATGCTATCTCattattttccctctttctttatttctccacCTTTTTATTTGCTCctttctctttgtgtgtgtgtaccctcttttttttccacttaatcTCTCTCCTTCCATCCCCACACTGACTGGGCTGCCAGTATCCTAAGACAAATTTGCTCTGGTTCACAGTTCAAAAGCCTCGCTTTTCTCCAGAGTTCGCTTTCATGAATCAGCCTGACAAAGAAATTTGTTTTGgggcaaaaacagaacattgtgtgtgtttgtgtagtcTGCAATACATGCCCTGGCATATATTTAAGCAGCCCCACTAATCCCCGGCGCAGTGAGGTATTTTCAAACCTGGAGTACGGATTTTCGTCATTCCCCTCAAGCCTCGGCCTGATCAGATCGGTGCAGATGTTGCTTGTGCTGTTTGAGTTTTCAGCAGTTTGAAGCAACTAGATCTTCATACTGCCAGATCAGTCGGTCAGTTCAACCTCAAGTTAGAGAATCGTGTTTGCCAATCTTAATAGTCAAGCTTACTTCACTCTAAAGTGAAGTAACTTTTCTCAGTGCATAGGAATTTAATTTGAGTCCTCTCTAGTTATCCATTGAGATAAAAGGGGAGCTTTATTGTAGTACATTTGCTGCACATTCAATATAATATTTCTAACACCTATAGTAGGAATGAGTAGTATGACGggaaaaaacatacttttgtggttttcattcaaaaatggAAACCTGTGTGAAAGCCTGACCTGTAAAACCTctaatttaatgatttattgtgacaaaatggcatttattttgttcactttaGTGCATTATCAGTTTCTGACACAATATTGACAAATGTCAAATCATAATTGTCTAACAATAAAATTTATCAGGAAATCCACATCAGCTAGTTGTCTACCTATTTAGATTAACGTTTAGCAAAGTTGATTTGTCAAAAACGCTTAGACTAGCATCTATGTCttctaaatatttctgcttgCTGCAATGCCTGAACTCTACCAGCTCACTTCGATTGTTAATCTCAGTCTTCAGAGATTAGATTTCCCCAGTAGGATTCTTGGTGAGATTGAGGGGAATATTGGGCGTACATTATGCAGATAATAATGTCTTACTGAAAGAGACTGCAACAATATtccatttttatgccattttacATTCACAGAAGGCTTAGGAATATATCTGGACTAAAGCCCCATCAGCGACTCAAATAGCCTCTGAAACATGAGTGTTTTACCTGAAGCAGTTCCCGCTTACAGAGGGATTGAAGCTTTGCTCAAGAGTACCTTTGGTGAAATCATTGGAGCCCTGCTGGGATACAGATTAGCCCTGCTGTTAGTGACCAGCGACTGGAATGACATTTTAACAATTATATCTCTGCAGCTAAATGAAACCCACCCAGAAATTTGCTTCAGtgttgctgctttttatttaggAAATATCAATAATAGAAGTAGTACAAAAGGAATCCTCTTGTTTCAAGCTGCTGCTTTTGTgctctgtaatttttttaattttgtaattttctgacaCATGCACATAACTTTTGCGTGTTTTCTGTGAATGCATTAACGATTTTCTCTTTCAGTTCATCCGTTGTTCTAGAGCCAAAGCTCCCTGGAAACGGGGAGTGATTTCTGGAGAAATTATGTCTTCTTGTAAGCATTAGGCTCTTCAGAGTCACACCGATCTGTGATCACATGCCACCATACCTGAAATTACCTACAGACACTCAGGACCTCACAGAAGTGCTCTACTCTTTGTGTGTGGCTGCCTAATGAAGGGCTTTAGTAATTACAGTTTGATTGTTATTGTTTGACTGTGTGATGTGTAAACATGTAAGAGCTGTTGAAATGTGTGTGGAGATGTGGATGCTGGGGAGGCGGTGCCTCCAGCAGCTCCGTCCAAGTCATTGCAGTGAAGAACGtctcccctccctccttccACAGTGGGTTCACTATTGAACTGGCC is part of the Poecilia reticulata strain Guanapo linkage group LG9, Guppy_female_1.0+MT, whole genome shotgun sequence genome and encodes:
- the slc20a2 gene encoding sodium-dependent phosphate transporter 2 isoform X1, whose product is MDMEPYLWMVIVGFIIAFILAFSVGANDVANSFGTAVGSGVVTLKQACILASIFETLGSMLLGAKVGETIRKGIIDVSLYNDTVPILMAGEVSAMVGSAVWQLIASFLKLPISGTHCIVGATIGFSMVAIGTKGVQWMKLVQIVASWFISPLLSGLMSGLLFMLIRHFILNKDDSVPNGLRALPVFYASTIGINTFSIMYTGAPVLGLEMLPVWAIFLITLAGSLVCAALVWIFVCPWMRRKIASRLKKEQALSRISDESLDKIPEEEEESPVFKELPGAKGTDEAVVPLTGGSSDRSTRDSSGELSNMANGGTVLPNGRVYGRTHSMTNGCLKSPIANGSFTFDGHMRSDGQVYHTVHKDSGLYKDLLHKIHLGRMDDGDRSGTQQPDNNYRLLRRNNSYTCYTAAICGMPVQPVRRSESRDDSEKLVGEGGGGGRSNSVSYSKKRIRYDSYSSYCNAVAEAEIEAEEGGVELKLATELEGVGEEGAPAPVPLDDLVEEEHEEKDKSEVFLLFHFLQILTACFGSFAHGGNDVSNAIGPLVALWMIYEQGGVLQNATTPIWLLFYGGVGICAGLWVWGRRVIQTMGKDLTPITPSSGFTIELASALTVVLASNIGIPVSTTHCKVGSVVAVGWIRSQKAVDWRLFRNIFLAWFVTVPVAGLFSAAVMALFVYGILPFV
- the slc20a2 gene encoding sodium-dependent phosphate transporter 2 isoform X2; the encoded protein is MDMEPYLWMVIVGFIIAFILAFSVGANDVANSFGTAVGSGVVTLKQACILASIFETLGSMLLGAKVGETIRKGIIDVSLYNDTVPILMAGEVSAMVGSAVWQLIASFLKLPISGTHCIVGATIGFSMVAIGTKGVQWMKLVQIVASWFISPLLSGLMSGLLFMLIRHFILNKDDSVPNGLRALPVFYASTIGINTFSIMYTGAPVLGLEMLPVWAIFLITLAGSLVCAALVWIFVCPWMRRKIASRLKKEQALSRISDESLDKIPEEEEESPVFKELPGAKGTDEAVVPLTGGSSDRSTRDSSGELSNMANGGTVLPNGRVYGRTHSMTNGCLKSPIANGSFTFDGHMRSDGQVYHTVHKDSGLYKDLLHKIHLGRMDDGDRSGTQQPDNNYRLLRRNNSYTCYTAAICGMPVQPVRRSESRDDSEKLVGEGGGGGRSNSVSYSKKRIRYDSYSSYCNAVAEAEIEAEEGGVELKLATELEGVGEEGAPAPVPLDDLVEEEHEEKDKSEVFLLFHFLQILTACFGSFAHGGNDVSNAIGPLVALWMIYEQGGVLQNATTPIWLLFYGGVGICAGLWVWGRRVIQTMGKDLTPITPSSGFCIEVMSALTVLVASNVGIPISSTHCKVGSVVAVGWIRSQKAVDWRLFRNIFLAWFVTVPVAGLFSAAVMALFVYGILPFV